One genomic region from Haloprofundus salinisoli encodes:
- the ileS gene encoding isoleucine--tRNA ligase, with translation MEDVADQYVPEDVESSAQAHWDDTDAYEATKEAHADDPAFFFVDGPPYTSGQMHLGTAWNKTLKDAIIRRKRMEGHRVTDRPGYDMHGLPIEVKVEQELGFESKRDIEEYGMEAFIEECKQFAERNRENMDEDFQSIGVWMDWENPYKTLSPEYMEAGWWAFKQVHENGLLSQGKRSINQCPRCETAIADNEVEYHEIESPSIYVKFPLKERDGNLVIWTTTPWTIPANTFVAVDGEMTYVGVRAERDGESELLYLAEPVVEEALKEGRYEEYEVVDEVTGEEMVGWEYDHPLAEEVPEHADFEGAGQVYTADYVEADRTGLVHSAPGHGQEDFERGQELGLDVFSPVRGNGDFAEAAGKYEGTFVRDANDKIIEDLDSHGLLFASGRHRHRYGQCWRCDTDIIFLATDQWFITITDVKDQLLENIEDSEWHPQWARDSRFRNFVEDAPDWNISRQRYWGIPLPIWVPKGNATPDPDELIVIGTREELAERVDQDVNPEAVDLHRPSVDPLTITEDGTTYERVPDVFDVWIDSSVASWGTLDFPGNEADYEELWPADFIVEAHDQTRGWFWSQLGMGTAAAGEIPYKEVLMHGFANDKDGRKMSKSVGNIVTPEEAIERAGRDPLRAYLLSHDQQGVDLSFEWEGLADMQSTLNILWNVFRFPLPYMRLDGYDPAEADLSDGELTVVDEWVLSRLQSVKANVDEAWADFRVHDALNEVLEFVVGDVSRFYVKAIRERMWEEEDSDSKRGAYATLSTVLLETVRLIAPVAPYLAEEMYQHLDGSETTVHMLSAPEVDDRFHQPTLEADMDVLRRVEEAAANARQQGGRKLRWPVQRIVVETTADEVADSVRSLESLLLERVNSRSLEVVDGFDELVETADPQMSVIGPAFGGDAQKVMGAVQGASRDELTRGGVSGSDATGGSPPNGDGDLVVDVDGETYELDDEMVEFHTEPPEYLSATEFESGTVYVDTRLTDDIESEGYARDVVRRMQEMRKQLDLDVEETIRAYVDVADDRVAEFVDENRELIAEETRTSEYVDESEEFDLREEWDVEGVDVTIGIARVAERSASAQDD, from the coding sequence ATGGAAGACGTCGCAGACCAGTACGTCCCGGAGGACGTGGAGTCCTCGGCGCAGGCGCACTGGGACGACACGGACGCCTACGAGGCGACGAAGGAGGCGCACGCCGACGACCCCGCGTTCTTCTTCGTCGACGGCCCGCCGTACACCTCGGGGCAGATGCACCTCGGAACGGCGTGGAACAAGACGTTAAAGGACGCCATCATCCGCCGCAAGCGGATGGAGGGCCACCGCGTCACCGACCGGCCGGGCTACGACATGCACGGCCTCCCCATCGAGGTGAAAGTCGAGCAGGAACTCGGCTTCGAGTCCAAGCGCGACATCGAGGAGTACGGGATGGAGGCGTTCATCGAGGAGTGCAAGCAGTTCGCCGAGCGCAACAGAGAAAACATGGACGAGGACTTCCAGTCCATCGGCGTCTGGATGGACTGGGAGAACCCCTACAAGACGCTCTCGCCGGAGTACATGGAGGCCGGCTGGTGGGCGTTCAAGCAGGTCCACGAGAACGGCCTGCTCAGCCAGGGCAAGCGCTCCATCAACCAGTGTCCCCGCTGCGAGACGGCCATCGCCGACAACGAGGTCGAGTACCACGAGATCGAGTCGCCGAGCATCTACGTCAAGTTCCCGCTGAAAGAGCGCGACGGGAACCTCGTCATCTGGACGACGACGCCGTGGACCATCCCCGCGAACACGTTCGTCGCCGTCGACGGTGAGATGACGTACGTGGGTGTTCGCGCCGAGCGCGACGGCGAGAGCGAACTCCTGTATCTAGCCGAACCCGTCGTCGAGGAAGCCCTGAAAGAGGGTCGATACGAGGAGTACGAGGTCGTCGACGAAGTGACGGGAGAAGAGATGGTCGGCTGGGAGTACGACCACCCGCTCGCCGAGGAAGTGCCCGAGCACGCCGACTTCGAGGGTGCGGGGCAGGTCTACACCGCCGACTACGTCGAAGCCGACCGGACGGGTCTCGTCCACTCCGCGCCCGGCCACGGTCAAGAGGACTTCGAGCGCGGTCAGGAACTCGGCCTCGACGTGTTCTCGCCGGTCCGCGGCAACGGTGACTTCGCCGAAGCGGCGGGGAAGTACGAGGGCACGTTCGTCCGCGACGCCAACGACAAGATCATCGAGGACCTCGACTCTCACGGCTTGCTGTTCGCCTCGGGTCGACACCGCCACCGCTACGGCCAGTGTTGGCGCTGCGATACGGACATCATCTTCCTCGCCACCGACCAGTGGTTCATCACCATCACCGACGTGAAAGACCAGTTGCTGGAGAACATCGAGGATTCGGAGTGGCACCCGCAGTGGGCGCGCGACAGTCGCTTCCGCAATTTCGTCGAGGACGCCCCCGACTGGAACATCTCCCGACAGCGTTACTGGGGAATTCCGCTGCCCATCTGGGTGCCGAAGGGCAACGCCACGCCGGACCCCGACGAGCTCATCGTCATCGGCACGCGCGAGGAACTCGCCGAACGCGTCGACCAGGACGTGAACCCCGAAGCGGTCGACCTCCACAGACCTTCCGTCGACCCGCTGACCATCACCGAGGACGGCACGACGTACGAGCGTGTCCCCGACGTGTTCGACGTGTGGATTGACTCCTCGGTGGCTTCGTGGGGGACGCTCGACTTCCCCGGCAACGAGGCCGACTACGAGGAGCTGTGGCCCGCCGACTTCATCGTCGAGGCGCACGACCAGACCCGCGGCTGGTTCTGGTCGCAGCTCGGCATGGGCACCGCTGCGGCCGGCGAGATACCGTACAAGGAGGTGCTGATGCACGGGTTCGCAAACGACAAAGACGGCCGAAAGATGTCGAAGTCCGTCGGTAACATCGTCACGCCAGAGGAGGCCATCGAGCGCGCGGGCCGCGACCCGCTTCGCGCCTACTTGTTGAGCCACGACCAGCAGGGCGTCGACCTCTCGTTCGAGTGGGAGGGCCTCGCCGACATGCAGTCAACGCTCAACATCCTCTGGAACGTCTTCCGATTCCCGCTGCCATACATGCGCCTCGACGGCTACGACCCCGCCGAGGCCGACCTGAGCGACGGCGAGCTCACCGTCGTCGACGAGTGGGTGCTCTCCCGACTGCAGTCGGTCAAAGCGAACGTCGACGAGGCGTGGGCCGACTTCCGCGTCCACGACGCGTTGAACGAGGTGCTCGAGTTCGTCGTCGGCGACGTCTCGCGGTTCTACGTCAAAGCCATCCGCGAGCGGATGTGGGAGGAGGAGGACTCCGATTCGAAGCGCGGCGCGTACGCCACGCTCTCGACGGTGCTGCTCGAAACGGTGCGGCTCATCGCGCCGGTTGCTCCCTACCTGGCCGAGGAGATGTACCAGCACCTCGACGGCAGCGAGACGACGGTGCACATGCTCTCGGCACCCGAGGTCGACGACCGGTTCCACCAGCCCACACTGGAGGCCGACATGGACGTCCTCCGGAGAGTGGAGGAAGCGGCGGCGAACGCCCGCCAGCAGGGCGGCCGCAAACTCCGCTGGCCCGTCCAGCGAATCGTCGTCGAGACGACCGCCGACGAGGTGGCCGACTCGGTTCGCTCGCTCGAATCGCTCCTCCTGGAGCGCGTCAACAGCCGGTCGCTCGAAGTTGTCGACGGCTTCGACGAACTCGTCGAGACCGCCGACCCGCAGATGAGCGTCATCGGCCCCGCCTTCGGCGGCGACGCCCAGAAGGTGATGGGCGCGGTGCAGGGCGCGTCCCGCGACGAACTCACGCGGGGCGGCGTCTCCGGGAGCGACGCGACCGGAGGCTCGCCGCCGAACGGCGACGGCGACCTCGTCGTCGACGTCGACGGCGAGACGTACGAACTCGACGACGAGATGGTCGAGTTCCACACCGAACCCCCCGAGTATCTCTCGGCCACCGAGTTCGAGAGCGGGACGGTGTACGTCGACACCCGGTTGACCGACGATATCGAGTCCGAAGGCTACGCCCGCGACGTCGTCCGTCGGATGCAGGAGATGCGCAAGCAACTCGACCTCGACGTCGAGGAGACCATCCGCGCCTACGTCGACGTCGCGGACGACCGGGTCGCGGAGTTCGTCGACGAGAACAGGGAGCTCATCGCCGAGGAGACGCGGACCAGCGAGTACGTCGACGAAAGCGAGGAGTTCGACCTCCGCGAGGAGTGGGACGTCGAAGGTGTCGACGTGACCATCGGCATCGCCCGCGTCGCCGAGCGGTCCGCGTCCGCACAGGACGACTGA
- a CDS encoding SHOCT domain-containing protein, whose protein sequence is MVGDPPEQSTLRQSHRLVEHYTPDGMLGRLLLASVTGTLSGGAFLLAVFGLASFGFVWFLTGVLAAGVGVVAALLTILTLWPVYLSLIGNIESPERYGRAGPPSTMAAKRADDTDPSEILKRKYAAGELSDEEFERRLDTLLNADEITRRGSDGENAASKRTLRERN, encoded by the coding sequence ATGGTTGGCGACCCGCCCGAACAGTCGACCCTCCGTCAGTCGCACCGCCTCGTCGAACACTACACGCCCGACGGGATGCTCGGCCGCCTTCTCCTCGCGTCGGTGACGGGTACGCTCTCCGGTGGCGCGTTCCTGCTCGCAGTCTTCGGACTGGCTTCCTTTGGCTTCGTCTGGTTCCTCACGGGAGTGCTCGCGGCGGGCGTCGGCGTCGTCGCCGCGTTGCTGACGATACTGACGCTCTGGCCGGTGTACCTCTCGCTCATCGGTAATATCGAGTCGCCGGAGAGGTACGGTCGGGCGGGCCCACCGTCGACGATGGCGGCTAAGCGCGCCGACGACACTGACCCGTCGGAGATTCTAAAGCGCAAGTACGCGGCCGGAGAGCTCTCCGACGAGGAGTTCGAGCGTCGGTTGGATACGTTGCTGAACGCCGACGAAATCACCCGCCGCGGAAGCGACGGCGAAAACGCGGCCTCGAAGCGTACGCTTCGAGAGCGGAACTGA
- a CDS encoding FAD-dependent oxidoreductase produces MSIQTEVLVIGGGATGAGIARDLAMRGLDVVVAERGGLASGTSGRSHGLLHSGARYAPADELGAEECIRENRILRDIAGHCIRDTGGFFVQLPEDDPEFFDEKLAACEGIGIEVEVLEDETARAEVPGLAPDAERVMKVPDGVVYPSRLVAANAASATDHGAEILTHAPVTDIRVEDGRATGATLGGDVDEDVEAEYVVNAAGTWAGECAALAGVGLEMRPTKGVMVSVDYPGLGPVLNRCRPPADGDIIVPHETQAVLGTTSIEVGDPDEFDEEHWEVQKMVEECAKMLPDVATSEILRTWWGVRPLYAPDEADRETMDGGEGDARGISRGFFLLDHDAEGAENFASIVGGKLTTYRMMAEATADHVCEAFGVDEPCRTAEENLPGVDDERRLDEFVAEYDARSPTDEDVLTAD; encoded by the coding sequence ATGAGTATCCAAACCGAAGTTCTCGTCATCGGCGGTGGAGCAACGGGTGCGGGAATCGCGCGCGATCTCGCCATGCGCGGTCTCGACGTGGTCGTCGCCGAGCGCGGCGGCCTCGCCAGCGGAACCTCCGGGCGGTCGCACGGCCTGCTGCACAGCGGCGCGCGCTACGCACCGGCCGACGAACTCGGCGCGGAGGAGTGCATCCGCGAGAACCGCATCCTCCGCGACATCGCGGGTCACTGCATCCGCGACACGGGCGGGTTCTTCGTCCAACTACCGGAGGACGACCCCGAGTTCTTCGACGAGAAACTGGCCGCCTGCGAGGGGATCGGCATCGAAGTCGAGGTGCTCGAGGACGAGACGGCCCGGGCGGAGGTGCCGGGACTCGCTCCCGACGCGGAGCGGGTGATGAAGGTGCCCGACGGCGTCGTCTACCCGTCGCGTCTCGTCGCCGCCAACGCGGCGAGCGCGACCGACCACGGCGCGGAGATACTGACACACGCCCCGGTGACGGACATCCGCGTCGAGGACGGACGGGCGACGGGCGCGACGCTCGGCGGTGATGTCGACGAAGACGTGGAGGCGGAGTACGTCGTCAACGCGGCGGGAACCTGGGCCGGCGAGTGCGCGGCGCTCGCGGGCGTCGGCCTGGAGATGCGTCCGACGAAGGGCGTGATGGTCTCGGTCGACTATCCGGGGCTCGGGCCGGTACTCAACCGCTGTCGACCCCCGGCAGACGGCGACATCATCGTGCCGCACGAGACGCAGGCGGTGTTGGGGACGACGAGCATCGAGGTCGGCGACCCCGACGAGTTCGACGAGGAGCACTGGGAGGTCCAGAAGATGGTGGAGGAGTGCGCGAAAATGCTCCCGGACGTGGCGACAAGCGAGATTCTCCGCACGTGGTGGGGCGTCCGCCCGCTGTACGCGCCCGACGAGGCCGACCGCGAGACGATGGACGGCGGCGAGGGCGACGCCCGCGGCATCTCGCGCGGGTTCTTCCTGCTCGACCACGACGCGGAGGGCGCCGAGAACTTCGCGAGCATCGTCGGCGGAAAACTGACCACCTACCGGATGATGGCCGAAGCGACCGCCGACCACGTCTGCGAGGCGTTCGGCGTCGACGAACCGTGTCGGACCGCAGAGGAGAACCTCCCGGGAGTCGACGACGAACGGAGGTTAGACGAGTTCGTCGCCGAGTACGACGCTCGGTCGCCGACCGACGAGGACGTGCTGACGGCGGACTGA
- a CDS encoding anaerobic glycerol-3-phosphate dehydrogenase subunit C, which translates to MSDAEQPADESNPNVAQDDFEPVQVFPEADEMDLRPGADNCYKCTTCDSTCPVAEVDDEFPGPKFQGPEQWRLKRKGDEDIDASVMNCSNCMRCDNACPSSVPLSQMHNTARGEFVDEQMEKLSREYIRNRILSNYRTMAELGSKVPRLTNFVMGLGVTKLFNEKVLGITSEREFPEFATQTFREWWDERGGPQVRSEDKRVAYFHGCYSNYNTPEVGKAMVRVFESFGYEVVVPKQRCSGTPMFANGMLDDAKRAAGINVENFSGLIADGYDVIASCTSCSMSLKQEYPELFDLEGIEDVSAHTYEAMEYLRIHEDLQGALADSEVSEQAFAYHAPCHARNQGLDRQAVELFRDVEGVTIEDVGSSCSGISGTYGWKEEKYENSMKIGEEMFEHMHHASGNVGMTECPTCSMQMEHGTGYEIRHPLQLLEEAVV; encoded by the coding sequence ATGAGCGACGCAGAACAACCAGCAGACGAGAGCAACCCGAACGTGGCACAGGACGACTTCGAACCCGTACAGGTGTTTCCCGAAGCCGACGAGATGGACCTCCGCCCCGGCGCGGACAACTGTTACAAGTGTACGACCTGCGACTCGACGTGTCCGGTCGCCGAGGTCGACGACGAGTTCCCCGGCCCCAAATTCCAGGGCCCCGAGCAGTGGCGACTGAAGCGCAAGGGCGACGAGGACATCGACGCGTCGGTGATGAACTGCTCGAACTGCATGCGCTGCGACAACGCGTGTCCATCGTCGGTGCCGCTGAGCCAGATGCACAACACCGCACGAGGCGAGTTCGTTGACGAGCAGATGGAGAAACTCTCGCGCGAGTACATTCGCAACCGTATCCTGTCGAACTACCGCACGATGGCCGAACTCGGCAGCAAAGTCCCGCGGCTGACGAACTTCGTGATGGGTCTCGGCGTCACCAAACTGTTCAACGAGAAAGTCCTCGGCATCACGTCCGAGCGGGAGTTTCCCGAGTTCGCCACCCAAACCTTCCGCGAGTGGTGGGACGAGCGAGGTGGCCCGCAGGTTCGCTCCGAGGACAAACGCGTGGCGTACTTCCACGGCTGTTACTCGAACTACAACACGCCCGAAGTCGGGAAGGCGATGGTCCGGGTGTTCGAGTCGTTCGGTTACGAGGTCGTCGTGCCCAAGCAGCGCTGTTCCGGCACGCCGATGTTCGCCAACGGGATGCTCGACGACGCCAAACGCGCCGCTGGCATCAACGTCGAGAACTTCTCGGGGCTCATCGCCGACGGCTACGACGTCATCGCCTCCTGCACGTCGTGTTCGATGTCGCTGAAGCAAGAGTACCCCGAGCTGTTCGATTTAGAGGGTATCGAGGACGTCTCGGCGCACACCTACGAGGCGATGGAGTATCTCCGCATCCACGAGGACTTGCAGGGTGCGCTCGCCGACAGCGAGGTGTCCGAGCAGGCGTTCGCTTATCACGCGCCGTGTCACGCCCGAAATCAGGGTCTCGACAGACAGGCGGTGGAGCTGTTCCGCGACGTAGAGGGCGTCACTATCGAGGACGTCGGCTCCTCCTGCTCGGGTATCTCCGGGACGTACGGCTGGAAGGAAGAGAAGTACGAGAATTCGATGAAGATCGGCGAAGAGATGTTCGAACACATGCACCACGCGTCAGGGAACGTGGGGATGACCGAGTGCCCGACGTGTTCGATGCAGATGGAACACGGCACCGGCTACGAGATTCGACATCCCCTGCAACTGCTCGAAGAGGCGGTCGTCTGA
- the glpB gene encoding glycerol-3-phosphate dehydrogenase subunit GlpB, which translates to MPIREDVVVVGGGLAGSMAALSAAETDASVRLVSYKKSTLRFASGLIDVLGYPNGDGPVSNPYAALGSLPDDHPYSLVGEQAIRDGLALFDEVTGDRYRGGHTDANALVPTYGGTVKPTARYPEASAAGLASDDRPMLVVGLRSRTEFDARLVADHLSAAGVPFDVHGAELSFPREFRADAKITRYAKALDKDEEVRFGGRSVGTREALAETVKPRLKGAERVGFPSMLGDEHASEVREELESQLGAEVFEIPMGPPSLPGLRLEDALFSALDDAGVRISTGNPVVDYETDGDELQAVYVDRKRTRVPYHADEFVLATGGLVGKGIDSDRERVRESIFGCHVPHSSDRYDWFDEEAFGEHPFAKFGVVVDDRMRVLDADDAPQFSNLRAAGAVVGGADSTAEKSSSGVSLATGVVAGRGAAASI; encoded by the coding sequence ATGCCCATTCGAGAAGACGTGGTCGTCGTCGGCGGCGGTCTCGCCGGGTCGATGGCCGCCCTATCGGCTGCAGAGACCGACGCGAGCGTTCGACTCGTCTCCTACAAGAAGAGCACGCTCCGCTTTGCGAGCGGGCTCATCGACGTGCTCGGCTATCCGAACGGCGACGGTCCCGTCTCCAATCCGTACGCCGCACTCGGGTCGCTTCCCGACGACCACCCGTACTCGCTCGTCGGCGAGCAGGCGATACGCGACGGCCTCGCGCTGTTCGACGAGGTGACCGGGGACCGCTATCGCGGCGGTCACACCGACGCGAACGCGCTCGTGCCCACCTACGGCGGGACGGTCAAACCGACCGCGCGCTACCCCGAAGCGTCGGCGGCGGGACTCGCCAGCGACGACCGGCCGATGCTCGTCGTCGGCCTCCGCTCGCGAACCGAGTTCGACGCCCGCCTCGTCGCCGACCACCTCTCGGCGGCGGGCGTCCCCTTCGACGTTCACGGGGCGGAACTCTCGTTCCCGCGGGAGTTCCGAGCGGACGCCAAGATAACACGATACGCGAAGGCGCTGGACAAAGACGAGGAGGTACGCTTCGGAGGCCGCTCCGTCGGCACGCGCGAGGCGCTCGCCGAGACAGTGAAACCGCGTCTGAAGGGCGCAGAACGCGTCGGCTTTCCCTCGATGCTCGGCGACGAACACGCTTCCGAGGTGCGCGAAGAGCTCGAATCGCAGTTGGGTGCGGAGGTGTTCGAGATTCCGATGGGGCCGCCGAGTCTCCCCGGCCTGCGCCTCGAAGACGCGCTGTTCTCGGCGCTCGACGACGCCGGCGTCCGAATCAGTACCGGAAACCCCGTCGTCGACTACGAGACCGACGGCGACGAGTTGCAGGCCGTGTACGTCGACCGAAAGCGGACGCGGGTACCCTATCACGCCGACGAGTTCGTGCTTGCGACCGGCGGCCTCGTCGGGAAGGGTATCGACTCCGACCGCGAGCGCGTCCGAGAATCGATATTCGGCTGTCACGTCCCGCACTCGTCGGACCGCTACGACTGGTTCGACGAGGAGGCCTTCGGCGAGCACCCGTTTGCGAAGTTCGGCGTCGTCGTCGACGACCGGATGCGCGTCTTAGACGCCGACGATGCGCCGCAGTTTTCGAACTTGCGGGCGGCGGGTGCAGTCGTCGGCGGCGCTGATTCGACGGCCGAAAAATCCAGTAGCGGTGTCTCCCTCGCAACCGGCGTCGTCGCCGGGCGGGGCGCAGCAGCGAGTATCTAA
- the glpA gene encoding anaerobic glycerol-3-phosphate dehydrogenase subunit GlpA yields MTDSPHVLVVGGGSTGTGIARDLAMRGLGVTLVERGNLTHGTTGRMHGLLHSGGRYAVSDQPSAKECIEENRVLRDIAAHCVEMTGGLFVQKPDDPDDYFQEKLDGCRECGIPAEELTADEAREIEPYLAKDVERAIKVPDGAIDPFRLCVANAASAQEYGARIETHAEVVDVLVEGGEVVGVEVEHDSGPGKRVHRTPGSTEKIRADYVVNASGAWAGQIGEMAGVEVAVRPSKGVMTIMNTRQVDTVVNRCRPKGDADIIVPHETTVILGTTDEEVEDPDDYPEEQWEVDLMIDTLSELVPILKKARTIRSFWGVRPLYEPPGTGTVDPTDITRDFFLLDHEERDDLPGMTSIVGGKFTTYRMMAEKISDHVCAQFGITATCRTADEPLPGSEDFSVLRDYMDEFGLRSPIGRQSVQRLGSRADEVLKTGEPNPVVCDCEAVTRAEIQDGISQSGSDLNALRIRTRASMGNCQGGFCCHRMAAELSPEYDEPTAREALDELFQERWKGERHALWGEQLSQAMLNYALHATTMNLDGDPAAMDEALDFAAFDGGAGVGAGEGESGQSGATAADGGTRKHERGER; encoded by the coding sequence ATGACGGACTCACCCCACGTGCTCGTCGTCGGGGGCGGGTCGACCGGAACCGGCATCGCGCGCGACCTCGCGATGCGCGGCCTCGGCGTGACCCTCGTCGAACGTGGCAACCTCACCCACGGCACCACCGGCCGTATGCACGGCCTCTTGCACAGCGGCGGTCGGTACGCCGTCTCCGATCAGCCCAGCGCCAAGGAGTGCATCGAGGAGAACCGCGTCCTCCGCGACATCGCCGCTCACTGCGTCGAGATGACCGGCGGGCTGTTCGTCCAGAAACCCGACGACCCCGACGACTACTTCCAAGAAAAGCTCGACGGCTGTCGAGAGTGCGGCATCCCCGCCGAAGAACTCACCGCCGACGAAGCCAGAGAAATCGAACCGTACCTCGCCAAAGACGTCGAGCGCGCCATCAAAGTCCCCGACGGCGCTATCGACCCGTTCCGGCTCTGCGTCGCCAACGCCGCCAGCGCCCAAGAGTACGGCGCACGCATCGAAACCCACGCCGAAGTCGTAGACGTCCTCGTCGAAGGCGGCGAAGTCGTCGGCGTCGAGGTCGAACACGACTCCGGACCCGGCAAGCGCGTCCACCGAACGCCGGGGTCGACAGAGAAAATCCGCGCCGACTACGTAGTCAATGCTTCGGGCGCGTGGGCGGGCCAAATCGGCGAGATGGCCGGTGTCGAGGTTGCAGTACGCCCCTCGAAGGGCGTCATGACCATCATGAACACCCGACAGGTCGACACCGTCGTCAACCGCTGCCGACCGAAAGGCGACGCCGACATCATCGTCCCCCACGAGACGACCGTGATTCTGGGCACTACCGACGAGGAGGTCGAGGACCCCGACGACTACCCCGAAGAACAGTGGGAGGTCGACCTCATGATCGACACGCTCTCGGAACTCGTGCCGATTCTCAAAAAGGCGCGGACGATTCGCTCGTTCTGGGGTGTCCGCCCGCTGTACGAACCGCCGGGCACTGGAACCGTCGACCCGACCGACATTACGCGCGACTTCTTCCTGTTGGACCACGAGGAGCGCGACGACCTGCCGGGGATGACCAGCATCGTCGGCGGGAAGTTCACGACGTATCGGATGATGGCCGAGAAAATCTCCGACCACGTCTGCGCGCAGTTCGGTATCACGGCTACCTGCCGGACAGCCGACGAGCCGCTTCCGGGCAGCGAGGATTTCTCGGTCCTCCGCGATTACATGGACGAGTTCGGGCTTCGCTCGCCAATCGGCCGCCAGAGCGTCCAGCGGCTCGGCTCGCGCGCCGACGAAGTGCTCAAGACCGGCGAGCCGAACCCGGTCGTCTGCGACTGCGAGGCGGTCACTCGCGCCGAGATTCAGGACGGAATCAGCCAGTCGGGGTCCGACCTCAACGCCCTCCGCATCCGCACTCGGGCGTCGATGGGCAACTGTCAGGGCGGCTTCTGCTGTCACCGCATGGCCGCCGAACTCTCACCCGAGTACGACGAACCCACCGCGCGCGAGGCGCTCGACGAACTGTTCCAGGAGCGCTGGAAGGGCGAGCGACACGCGCTGTGGGGCGAGCAACTCTCGCAAGCGATGCTGAACTACGCGCTCCACGCGACGACGATGAACCTCGACGGCGACCCGGCGGCGATGGACGAAGCACTCGACTTCGCCGCCTTCGACGGCGGGGCGGGCGTCGGTGCGGGCGAGGGAGAGTCCGGACAGTCGGGGGCGACCGCGGCGGACGGGGGTACTCGGAAGCACGAGCGAGGTGAGCGCTGA
- the glpK gene encoding glycerol kinase GlpK produces the protein MTTETYVGAIDQGTTGTRFMVFDHSGRVVTSAYEKHEQIYPEPGWVEHDPTEIWEKTQSVITSALEEEDLTADQLEAIGITNQRETTLLWDADSGTPVHNAIVWQDRRTTDRVEQLEAEDKVEWIRGKTGLEADAYFSATKAEWLLDNADPMKMQRARPADVRERAEDGEVLFGTIDTWLIYKLTGNHITDVTNASRTMLFDIHEMEWDEELCEEFGVPMAMLPEVRPSSDDDYYGTTDSEGFLGSEVPVAAAFGDQQAALFGQTCFDEGDAKNTYGTGSFMLMNTGEEAVESEHGLLTTVGFQRSGEPVQYALEGAIFVTGAAIEWLEDMTLISNASESETLARSVDSTDGVYFVPAFTGLGAPHWDGRARGTIVGMTRGTRREHIVRAALESIAFQTRDVADAMEADSGIEMTDLRVDGGAVKNNFLCQLQANIVGTTIVRPQVDETTALGSAYAAGLAVGYWETVDELRANWQVDREFEAEDGKNVEGRHERWQEAVKRSLDWARDGSE, from the coding sequence ATGACAACAGAGACATACGTTGGCGCTATCGACCAAGGGACGACGGGAACGCGCTTTATGGTCTTCGACCATAGCGGACGCGTCGTCACCAGTGCGTACGAAAAACACGAACAGATCTATCCCGAACCGGGATGGGTCGAACACGACCCGACCGAGATTTGGGAGAAAACGCAGTCGGTGATTACGTCGGCGCTCGAGGAGGAGGACCTGACGGCCGACCAGCTGGAGGCCATCGGCATCACGAACCAGCGCGAGACGACGCTGCTGTGGGACGCCGACTCCGGGACGCCGGTCCACAACGCCATCGTCTGGCAGGACCGTCGAACGACCGACCGCGTCGAACAGCTGGAAGCAGAGGACAAAGTCGAGTGGATTCGCGGCAAGACGGGGTTGGAAGCCGACGCGTACTTCTCGGCGACGAAGGCCGAGTGGCTCCTCGACAACGCCGACCCGATGAAGATGCAGCGGGCGCGACCCGCCGACGTCCGCGAACGCGCCGAAGACGGCGAAGTACTGTTCGGCACCATCGACACGTGGCTCATCTACAAACTGACGGGGAACCACATCACCGACGTGACGAACGCGTCGCGGACGATGCTGTTCGATATCCACGAGATGGAGTGGGACGAGGAGCTCTGCGAGGAGTTCGGCGTCCCGATGGCGATGCTTCCGGAGGTTCGCCCCTCCTCCGACGACGACTACTACGGGACGACTGACTCGGAGGGCTTCCTCGGTAGCGAAGTGCCCGTCGCGGCCGCCTTCGGCGACCAGCAGGCGGCGCTGTTCGGCCAGACCTGCTTCGACGAGGGTGACGCGAAAAACACCTACGGCACGGGGTCGTTCATGCTGATGAACACCGGCGAGGAAGCCGTCGAGAGCGAACACGGCCTGCTCACGACCGTCGGTTTCCAACGCTCGGGCGAACCGGTGCAGTACGCCCTCGAAGGGGCGATCTTCGTCACCGGCGCGGCCATCGAGTGGCTCGAAGACATGACGCTCATCTCGAACGCCTCCGAGAGCGAGACGCTCGCCCGAAGCGTCGACTCGACGGACGGCGTCTACTTCGTGCCGGCGTTCACGGGACTGGGCGCGCCGCACTGGGACGGCCGCGCCCGCGGGACCATCGTCGGGATGACCCGCGGGACGCGCCGCGAGCACATCGTCCGCGCGGCGCTCGAATCCATCGCCTTCCAGACACGCGACGTCGCCGACGCGATGGAGGCCGACTCCGGTATCGAGATGACGGACCTCCGCGTTGACGGCGGCGCGGTGAAGAACAACTTCCTCTGCCAACTGCAGGCGAACATCGTCGGCACGACCATCGTCCGCCCGCAGGTCGACGAGACGACGGCGCTCGGTTCCGCGTACGCCGCAGGTCTCGCGGTCGGCTACTGGGAGACGGTCGACGAACTCCGCGCCAACTGGCAGGTCGACCGCGAGTTCGAGGCCGAGGACGGAAAGAACGTCGAGGGACGCCACGAACGCTGGCAAGAGGCGGTCAAGCGCTCGCTCGACTGGGCGCGCGACGGGAGTGAGTGA